In Haliaeetus albicilla chromosome 3, bHalAlb1.1, whole genome shotgun sequence, the following are encoded in one genomic region:
- the PDCD6 gene encoding programmed cell death protein 6 isoform X4: protein MFDRENKGGVNFNEFTGVWKYISDWQNVFRTYDRDNSGMIDKNELKQALTGFGYRLSDQFYDILIRKFDRQGRGQVAFDDFIQCCVVLQRLTDVFRRYDTDQDGWIQVSYEQYLSMVFSIV from the exons atgtttgacagagaaaacaaaggtgGTGTGAACTTCAATGAATTCACAGGAGTCTGGAAGTACATCTCAGACTGGCAGAATGTCTTTCGAACGTATGACAGAGACAATTCTGGAATGATTGACAAAAATGAACTAAAGCAAGCACTAACAGGTTTTG gTTACCGACTGTCTGATCAATTCTACGATATCCTTATTCGGAAATTTGACAGACAAGGAAGAGGACAAGTTGCTTTTGATGACTTTATTCAGTGCTGTGTTGTTTTACAG AGGTTGACTGATGTGTTCCGACGATACGATACTGATCAAGATGGCTGGATTCAGGTGTCCTATGAGCAGTACCTTTCCATGGTCTTCAGCATTGTATGA